The following nucleotide sequence is from Syntrophorhabdaceae bacterium.
TGGTTTGGGATATGAAAGGGTAATGACCACGATCCCTGGCGCCGTTATCATGCCGAAGACCACGGAAGAGGTACAGAAGATTGTGAAGATATGCAATCGCTATAAGGTGCCTTATGTCCCGTACAGCACCGGTTTTTATGGTCCCCGTTCACATTGCCATGTTAAAAATGAGCTGCTTATATGCCTGAAACGGCTGAATCATTTTGAGATAGATGAGAAACACTTTTATATCGTTGTAGGCCCCGGCGTTATATATTCACCGATCCAGGAAGAGGCGATGAAGAGAGGCGCGTACGTGGTTGTCGGTGGGGGTGGCGCGCATGTATCGGCCATTGCCAATCTGATCGGTGACGGCTGGTCTCCCTTAAGCCACCGGATCGGCCTTCCTCACAGACGTATACTGGGAACAGAGCTTGTGTTGCCGGACGGGGAGATTGTAAGGACGGGATCACTTGCCCTCGGTGACGATCCCTTCTGGGGCGACGGACCCGGCCCTGATCTAAGGGGCATCCTGAGAGGGTACACGGGTTTGAGGGGATGTCTCGGGATCGTTACGAAGATGGCCATAAAGACCCTTCCTTTTCAGCCGGAACGGCTTGAGCCTACGGGCATTTCACCGAACACCGGACTGGCGCTTCCTGAGAAACGCGTGAAATGGATCAACTACCAGGTGCCGAACAAGGAGGCACAGATCAAGGCAATGTACGAGATAGGGAAGGCGGAGATCGCAGGGGCAGTAACAAAGGTCCCCCTTTTCTGGCGGGCAATTGCCAAAGCGGAATCCAAGGAGGAGTTCTGGCAGTTGTGGGGGAAGGAGAATGAAGATACAATTAAAAACTTCCATATCGTCCGCGTATTGCTCATAGGATTTACCTCTGAAGAACAGATGCAATATGATGAAAATGTGCTGAACGATATCATGAAAGAGGTCGGCGGCATACCGCGACCGACAAGACCATTGGATGAATCCTGGATCAAGAATGCGGATTCTGCCGGGATGTGGGTGATGTGCGGGTCATACATATCCGTCGATTATGTCATCGACACGCTCACTCAGGCTACGGTCCACGGGGAGAGTTATGCTGACCTGAAGAAGAAGTACACGCCGCCCCTGATGCCGGACTATGCTGATCCGGGCTGGTTCCAGATCTTCGAGCTGGGCCACCAGGGGTATTCCGAATTCCTCGTGTACTGGGATCAGGACGAAGATACGACAGGTGTCGACCAGTACTATGTGGAGACATCGAAGATGAATATACGGGAACGCTTCTATACGGCTGTTCTCGGGCCTCTTCAGCCGCTCTACTTGACGGGTCCCATGTACGGGCCGAACTATCATGAGTGGCTCTTGAAAGTAAAAGATGAATTCGATCCGCTCTGGGTTTGCCACCCGCCGGTACCTCTGGCTCATGACGAGTTTGTAAATCGTGCGCCGTGGATGAAGTCGATAAAGGACTGGAAGAGCCCAAAGAAATTACCTATGCCTGAATGGCCATAGATATCAGCTTTAACGAGGTATTCCATGCACGGGAGGCAGGGAAGTCCTCAGGTTTTTTACGAAGTATGTTTTAAATGATATAATTATGTTCATGAATAGAAGCTCCAATCCTGTGAAACCATCCAAAAAAACGGATTTTCCGGAATCGGGGTTTTATTATGGGTACATGACAGTTGCCGCTGACCTTTGTTATCATATAGGTATGTTTACTATAGTGAACATTATTCTAAAAAAAGCATTAACAAATCTCTTGACAAAAGAAAGAGGTTAAGATAATATTTTTATGAAATTCTTAATAGTGAACATACCAGAAAAAAGGTCATTCATTATGTCTCGTTTCCATAATTTAAAGACATGGGAAGTAACGTCGTACCAAAAATACATACAAAAGTTATACGCAAATGTAGAAGTACGGGGTAATGGTCAATGGCAAAAGTGAAGATGACCTGTCCAATTTCGAAAGGGGCCTGCACTGAATGCCCTATATACAGAGGGAGACACTTTTACATGTGCTTTTCCAGGGAATATCATGGGGTCTCACTTGGCGCAGAACAGATTGATGAACTGAAGTCCAAATATCATAAAGGCAATAATGATGTTCAGGACAAAAAGTTCGGAATGCCTGACGATATACAAAAGAGCTCAAGGTGGATAAGTAACGTGGAGGAATTGGTAGAAGTGGAAGAATTAGAAGAATCAACAGAAAGGAGAGGACTATGATCAACGATTTTAATTATCTGAAGCCTGGCACGCTTAAAGAGGCGTTTGCCATGTATGCAGAGCACGATGATTGTAAGGTAATATGTGGAGGTCAGTCTTTGCTGATCGTGATGAGACAGGGAATGATCGCCCCGGAATACCTGCTCGACATCAAACACATCAAGGAACTCAATTATATCAAATTTGACAAGAAAGAGGGCTTGAGGATTGGCGCCACCACTACACACCGCACCATTGAAAAGTCCGATGTGATAAAGAAAAATTATCCCGTACTCGTGTCAATGGAGAACAAGCTTGCATCAATCCAGGTGAGAAACTGGGGGACCATCGGCGGTAACATCGCACATGCCGACCCTGCAGGAGACCCTGCACCGGTTTTGATTGCACTGAAAGCAGGCGTAAAGTTTGGCGGCGCAGCAGGCGAGAGAACTATGCCTCTGGAAGATTTTTTTGTGGACTACTTTGAAACGGCATTAAACAAAGGCGAACTGGTGCTGGAAATCCAGGTACCTCTCCCTGAACCGAAAACAGGCGCCGCATATCAGAAATTCAACCTGCTCGAAAGTGATATGGGAGTAGTAGCAGCAGCAGCCTCTGTAACGCTTAACGGAAACGGCAAATGCAAGGACGCAAGGATTGTCCTCGGCAATGCCGGCTCTACACCGAGGAGGATCAAAGGGGCTGAGGAGTTGTTGGTTGGAAAGGCGCTCAACGAGAAGCTTTTTGCCGAGGCAGGTAAAATAGC
It contains:
- a CDS encoding FAD-binding oxidoreductase → GLGYERVMTTIPGAVIMPKTTEEVQKIVKICNRYKVPYVPYSTGFYGPRSHCHVKNELLICLKRLNHFEIDEKHFYIVVGPGVIYSPIQEEAMKRGAYVVVGGGGAHVSAIANLIGDGWSPLSHRIGLPHRRILGTELVLPDGEIVRTGSLALGDDPFWGDGPGPDLRGILRGYTGLRGCLGIVTKMAIKTLPFQPERLEPTGISPNTGLALPEKRVKWINYQVPNKEAQIKAMYEIGKAEIAGAVTKVPLFWRAIAKAESKEEFWQLWGKENEDTIKNFHIVRVLLIGFTSEEQMQYDENVLNDIMKEVGGIPRPTRPLDESWIKNADSAGMWVMCGSYISVDYVIDTLTQATVHGESYADLKKKYTPPLMPDYADPGWFQIFELGHQGYSEFLVYWDQDEDTTGVDQYYVETSKMNIRERFYTAVLGPLQPLYLTGPMYGPNYHEWLLKVKDEFDPLWVCHPPVPLAHDEFVNRAPWMKSIKDWKSPKKLPMPEWP
- a CDS encoding xanthine dehydrogenase family protein subunit M → MINDFNYLKPGTLKEAFAMYAEHDDCKVICGGQSLLIVMRQGMIAPEYLLDIKHIKELNYIKFDKKEGLRIGATTTHRTIEKSDVIKKNYPVLVSMENKLASIQVRNWGTIGGNIAHADPAGDPAPVLIALKAGVKFGGAAGERTMPLEDFFVDYFETALNKGELVLEIQVPLPEPKTGAAYQKFNLLESDMGVVAAAASVTLNGNGKCKDARIVLGNAGSTPRRIKGAEELLVGKALNEKLFAEAGKIASEDCEPVADIHASEENRRHILGVLTKRMLQKAFEEAKA